One Microbacterium marinum genomic window carries:
- a CDS encoding aldehyde dehydrogenase family protein, with protein sequence MSTAGAETVTTMRDGHQRVAAALPYTHVAGHLIGGEETASDGGRTPVIDPATGETWGSVPVADAADVDRAVEAARSAFGEWAARRPTERGELLRTMADALETRADVLSLTNTLENGSPVAETAGAAANAAAILRVFASLAGHLEQGDVRAFPDGRHETVVAQDPIGVCALIAPWNFPINLVVIKLAPALIAGCTVVIKPAGPTPLSVRFLLDAAADAGIPAGVINIITGDGPTGDLLVRHPGVDKVAFTGSTPVGRRIAAACGELLRPVTLELGGKSTAIVLPDADLDAMSRTLIRSSMRNTGQTCYISTRLVTTPDRYDELVDMVTATVGAAPVGDPLDPETVFGPVATFAQRDRVLGYIRSGIAEGARATVGGDVPAPIPGGAFVAPTVFADVTPDMTIARDEIFGPVITLLRAADVDAAVDIANDTAFGLGGIVFGGDEDAAFRIARRMDTGSAGINMFASNHYAPFGGRHDSGLGVEYGLEGLSAYLTPQSVHRRVR encoded by the coding sequence ATGAGCACGGCCGGCGCCGAGACGGTCACGACGATGCGCGACGGCCACCAGCGGGTCGCGGCCGCGCTGCCGTACACGCACGTCGCCGGTCACCTGATCGGCGGCGAGGAGACGGCATCCGACGGCGGGCGGACCCCCGTCATCGACCCGGCGACCGGTGAGACCTGGGGGTCCGTCCCCGTCGCCGACGCGGCCGATGTCGACCGCGCCGTCGAGGCGGCGCGGTCCGCCTTCGGCGAGTGGGCGGCGCGCCGTCCCACCGAGCGCGGTGAGCTGCTGCGCACGATGGCGGATGCCCTCGAGACCCGCGCTGATGTGCTGAGCCTGACCAACACGCTCGAGAACGGATCGCCGGTCGCCGAGACTGCGGGCGCGGCGGCGAACGCCGCCGCCATCCTGCGCGTGTTCGCGAGCCTTGCCGGGCACCTCGAGCAGGGCGACGTGCGCGCATTCCCCGACGGCCGCCATGAGACCGTCGTCGCGCAGGATCCGATCGGGGTGTGTGCCCTGATCGCGCCGTGGAACTTCCCGATCAACCTGGTCGTGATCAAGCTCGCTCCGGCGCTGATCGCCGGGTGCACCGTCGTCATCAAACCCGCCGGCCCCACGCCGCTGTCGGTGCGGTTCCTGCTCGACGCGGCCGCCGACGCGGGTATCCCCGCAGGCGTCATCAACATTATCACCGGCGATGGCCCCACCGGAGACCTGCTCGTACGGCATCCGGGCGTCGACAAGGTCGCCTTCACCGGCTCGACGCCGGTCGGGCGCCGCATCGCCGCCGCGTGCGGCGAGCTGCTGCGTCCGGTGACGCTCGAACTCGGCGGAAAGTCGACGGCGATCGTGCTGCCGGACGCCGACCTCGACGCCATGTCGCGGACGCTGATCCGCAGCAGCATGCGCAACACCGGTCAGACCTGCTACATCTCCACCCGCCTCGTGACCACGCCCGACCGCTACGACGAGCTGGTCGACATGGTCACCGCGACCGTGGGTGCCGCCCCCGTCGGCGATCCGCTCGACCCGGAGACCGTGTTCGGGCCGGTGGCGACGTTCGCGCAGCGCGACCGGGTGCTCGGCTACATCCGCTCCGGGATCGCCGAGGGCGCGCGCGCCACGGTCGGCGGCGATGTGCCGGCGCCCATCCCCGGCGGAGCGTTCGTCGCCCCGACGGTCTTCGCCGATGTCACCCCCGACATGACGATCGCCCGCGACGAGATCTTCGGGCCCGTCATCACCCTGCTGCGCGCAGCCGACGTCGACGCCGCGGTCGACATCGCCAACGACACGGCGTTCGGCCTGGGCGGCATCGTCTTCGGCGGCGACGAGGATGCGGCCTTCCGCATCGCGCGGCGGATGGATACCGGGTCGGCGGGCATCAACATGTTCGCCTCTAACCACTACGCGCCGTTCGGCGGCCGACACGACTCGGGGCTGGGCGTCGAGTACGGGCTGGAGGGCCTCTCGGCGTACCTCACGCCGCAGTCGGTGCATCGTCGCGTGCGCTGA
- a CDS encoding thiolase family protein yields the protein MTTFIYDAVRTPFGRAGGALAGIRPDDLAATVMRATVERTGLDAAHIDDVIFGDANQAGEDNRNVARMGALLAGFPTSVTGVTVNRLCASSVEAVVQGSRAIESGDASLILAGGVESMSRAPFVVEKPAKPYPATGNPTMWNTAIGWRMTNRALPTGWTISNGEAAEKTATTWGISREDQDAFAVRSHELAAAAWAAGVYDGEIVQVPGAELARDEGIRDGSTVEKLAGLKALFAEDGTVTAGNSSSINDGASAVLLGAEGALDIEPLARITGRGAHGVDPDEFPTAPIEAANKALARAGRTWADVDLVELNEAFASQSLACLRGWPDLDPEKLNIHGGALAIGHPLGASGGRIIGHAAHELKRRGGGVAVVAICIGVGQGLAVVLER from the coding sequence ATGACCACTTTCATCTATGACGCCGTGCGGACACCGTTCGGTCGCGCGGGCGGTGCGCTCGCCGGCATCCGCCCCGATGATCTCGCCGCCACCGTCATGCGCGCGACCGTGGAGCGCACGGGGCTGGATGCCGCGCACATTGACGACGTGATCTTCGGCGACGCGAACCAGGCGGGGGAGGACAACCGCAACGTCGCCCGGATGGGTGCGCTGCTGGCAGGGTTCCCGACCTCGGTGACCGGTGTGACGGTGAACAGGCTGTGCGCTTCGAGTGTCGAGGCCGTGGTCCAGGGGTCGCGGGCGATCGAATCGGGCGATGCCTCGCTGATCCTCGCAGGCGGCGTGGAGTCCATGAGCCGGGCGCCGTTCGTGGTCGAGAAGCCCGCGAAGCCGTACCCCGCGACCGGAAACCCGACGATGTGGAACACCGCGATCGGCTGGCGCATGACCAACCGCGCGCTGCCGACGGGCTGGACGATCTCGAACGGGGAGGCGGCGGAGAAGACCGCCACCACGTGGGGGATCAGCCGCGAGGACCAGGACGCGTTCGCGGTCCGCTCGCACGAGCTGGCCGCTGCGGCATGGGCGGCAGGGGTGTACGACGGCGAGATCGTGCAGGTTCCCGGGGCGGAGCTGGCGCGTGATGAGGGCATCCGTGACGGATCGACGGTCGAGAAGCTCGCCGGTCTGAAGGCATTGTTCGCCGAGGACGGAACGGTCACCGCCGGGAACTCCTCGTCGATCAACGACGGCGCCTCCGCCGTTCTGCTCGGCGCCGAGGGCGCCCTCGACATCGAACCGCTGGCCCGCATCACCGGCCGCGGCGCGCACGGCGTCGATCCGGACGAGTTCCCGACCGCGCCGATCGAAGCCGCCAACAAGGCGCTCGCCCGCGCTGGTCGCACCTGGGCAGACGTCGACCTCGTCGAACTGAACGAGGCCTTCGCGTCGCAGTCGCTGGCCTGCCTGCGCGGCTGGCCCGACCTCGACCCCGAGAAGCTCAACATCCACGGCGGGGCGCTCGCCATCGGGCATCCGCTCGGCGCATCCGGTGGCCGCATCATCGGCCACGCCGCGCACGAGCTGAAGCGCCGCGGCGGGGGAGTCGCGGTCGTCGCCATCTGCATCGGCGTCGGCCAGGGCCTCGCCGTCGTGCTGGAGCGGTGA
- a CDS encoding 3-oxoacid CoA-transferase subunit B → MSTRISRDELAARIAADIPEGAFVNLGIGAPTLVANYLPDDLEIILHTENGLLGMGGAPADGQVDPDLINAGKQAVTAVAGAAYFHHADSFAMMRGGHLDVCVLGAFQVAQNGDLANWSTGAPGAIPAVGGAMDLAIGAKDVYVMTDLLAKDGSSKLVAECTYPLTGVGCVSRVYTDHAVFDVTPDGFRVREAFGENTVESLSELTGLELR, encoded by the coding sequence ATGAGCACCCGCATCAGCCGCGACGAACTGGCCGCGCGCATCGCGGCCGACATCCCCGAGGGTGCATTCGTGAACCTCGGCATCGGCGCACCGACCCTGGTCGCGAACTACCTGCCCGACGACCTCGAGATCATCCTGCACACCGAGAACGGACTGCTGGGCATGGGCGGCGCTCCCGCGGACGGACAGGTCGACCCCGATCTCATCAACGCCGGCAAGCAGGCTGTCACCGCCGTCGCGGGAGCGGCCTACTTCCACCACGCGGACTCGTTCGCGATGATGCGCGGCGGACACCTCGACGTGTGCGTGCTCGGCGCCTTCCAGGTCGCGCAGAACGGCGACCTCGCCAACTGGTCGACCGGCGCCCCCGGCGCGATCCCGGCTGTCGGCGGAGCCATGGATCTCGCGATCGGCGCCAAGGACGTCTACGTGATGACCGATCTGCTCGCCAAGGATGGATCGTCCAAGCTCGTGGCCGAGTGCACCTACCCGCTCACGGGCGTCGGCTGCGTCAGCCGCGTCTACACCGATCACGCCGTCTTCGACGTGACACCCGACGGCTTCCGCGTGCGGGAAGCGTTCGGCGAGAATACCGTCGAGTCCCTTTCAGAGCTGACCGGGTTGGAGCTGCGATGA
- a CDS encoding IclR family transcriptional regulator domain-containing protein yields MTESDAAPATSADFVQSLARGLAVIRAFDGEPAELSLAEVARRTGIPRAAARRFLRTLEQLGYVRATPDARFLLTPRILELGYGYLSSLSLPEVVQPHLDALSHRIGESVSVAVLDGGEIVYVARAAARRIMSVRITIGTRLPAAATSMGRVLLAALPEADAATLLDASPLIAYTPRTRADRAELVAEIDRVRHQGWAMVDGELEAGLRSIAVPLRTRAGVTAALNVSTSTARDAAEDVRAELLPVLQEAASVIEDELSASRV; encoded by the coding sequence GTGACCGAATCGGATGCCGCTCCCGCTACGAGCGCGGACTTCGTCCAGTCGCTGGCCCGCGGGCTCGCCGTCATTCGCGCCTTCGATGGTGAACCGGCTGAGTTGTCGCTCGCCGAGGTCGCCCGGCGCACCGGCATCCCGCGCGCCGCCGCCCGGCGCTTCCTGCGCACGCTCGAGCAGCTCGGGTACGTCAGGGCGACGCCGGATGCGAGATTCCTGCTGACCCCGCGCATCCTCGAACTCGGCTACGGCTACCTCTCGTCCCTGTCGCTGCCGGAGGTCGTCCAGCCGCATCTCGACGCGCTGTCGCACCGGATCGGCGAGTCCGTCTCGGTCGCCGTGCTCGACGGCGGTGAGATCGTCTACGTCGCGCGCGCGGCCGCCCGCCGCATCATGAGCGTTCGGATCACGATCGGCACGCGGCTGCCCGCTGCTGCCACGAGCATGGGGCGGGTGCTGCTTGCGGCGCTGCCCGAGGCGGATGCCGCTACTCTGCTGGACGCGTCGCCGCTCATCGCATACACGCCGCGCACCCGTGCGGATCGTGCCGAACTCGTCGCCGAGATCGACCGGGTCCGCCACCAGGGCTGGGCGATGGTCGACGGCGAGCTCGAAGCAGGTCTGCGGTCGATCGCCGTGCCGCTGCGAACGCGCGCCGGAGTCACCGCAGCACTCAACGTCTCGACAAGCACCGCGCGCGACGCCGCCGAGGATGTGCGCGCCGAGTTACTGCCCGTGCTGCAGGAAGCGGCATCCGTCATCGAGGATGAGCTGAGCGCCTCTCGCGTGTGA
- a CDS encoding 3-oxoacid CoA-transferase subunit A, whose protein sequence is MIDKTVADAASAVADIPDGATVMIGGFGRAGQPVELIDALIAHGAGDLTVVNNNAGNGDTGLAALLAKGLVRKIVCSFPRQSDSWVFDELYRSGRIELELVPQGNLAERIRAAGAGIGAFFSPTGVGTELAAGKEERTIDGRRYVLEHPITADFALISALRADRWGNLVYRETARNFGPIMATAASTTIVQVDEIVPLGAIDPEAVVTPGIFVNRVVAVGERRWLQDGAFVGGVDLEGRPVDAATEEAAR, encoded by the coding sequence GTGATCGACAAGACCGTGGCGGATGCGGCATCCGCCGTCGCCGACATCCCCGACGGCGCGACCGTCATGATCGGCGGATTCGGGCGAGCGGGGCAGCCCGTCGAACTCATCGACGCGCTCATCGCCCACGGCGCCGGCGACCTCACCGTCGTCAACAACAACGCCGGCAACGGCGACACGGGCCTCGCCGCACTGCTCGCCAAGGGACTCGTTCGCAAGATCGTCTGCTCGTTCCCGCGGCAGAGCGACTCGTGGGTGTTCGACGAGCTCTACCGCTCCGGGCGCATCGAGCTCGAGCTCGTCCCGCAGGGCAACCTCGCCGAACGCATCCGCGCCGCCGGTGCCGGCATCGGGGCGTTCTTCTCGCCCACCGGCGTCGGCACCGAGCTCGCCGCCGGCAAGGAGGAGCGCACTATCGACGGACGCCGCTACGTGCTGGAGCATCCGATCACGGCCGACTTCGCGCTCATCAGCGCCCTGCGGGCCGACCGCTGGGGCAACCTCGTCTACCGCGAGACGGCCCGCAATTTCGGGCCGATCATGGCGACCGCAGCATCCACGACCATCGTGCAGGTCGACGAGATCGTGCCGCTCGGTGCGATCGACCCCGAGGCCGTCGTCACGCCAGGCATCTTCGTGAACCGCGTCGTCGCGGTCGGCGAGCGGCGCTGGCTGCAGGACGGCGCATTCGTCGGCGGCGTCGACCTTGAGGGCAGACCTGTGGATGCCGCGACAGAGGAGGCAGCGCGATGA
- a CDS encoding NAD(P)/FAD-dependent oxidoreductase encodes MNATLIVGACQAGVQIASILRDRGDTDPIYLVGEEAHRPYQRPPLSKGWIKGELQPDDVILRTREWFAERDIELITGDRVVTVRRAEDGTGTAMTEGGREIAFSRLALTTGASARRLPLLGTDYHGVHYLRDADQAITLQPALADERVRNVVVIGGGFIGLETAAVARGLGKNVTVLEAAPRLVGRVVAEETSAFYLAAHRRRGIEVVLDARISRIIGGDAVVAGALGSVTGVELADGTVIPADLVLIGIGVVPRTELAAQLGLEVDGGIVVDAAARASDGRTVAAGDCTVMPNPYPLGVGGRIRLESVNNALEQAKVAAASLLGEEAEYRSVPWFWSDQGDLKLQIAGLSTGYDQVVVRGEPDTEKFAVLYYREGRLIAADVVGHPVEFLAVKSALAKGGTIPPDVAADTSVPLKSAVVLPEAATV; translated from the coding sequence ATGAATGCGACACTCATCGTCGGCGCTTGCCAGGCCGGCGTGCAGATCGCCTCGATCCTGCGCGACCGCGGCGACACCGACCCCATCTACCTCGTCGGCGAGGAGGCGCACCGTCCCTACCAGCGCCCGCCGCTGTCGAAGGGGTGGATCAAGGGTGAGCTGCAGCCCGACGACGTGATCCTGCGCACCCGGGAGTGGTTCGCCGAGCGCGACATCGAACTGATCACCGGCGACCGGGTCGTCACGGTGCGCCGTGCCGAGGACGGCACCGGCACCGCCATGACAGAAGGCGGCCGCGAGATCGCGTTCAGCCGTCTCGCGCTGACCACCGGGGCTTCCGCCCGGCGTCTTCCGCTGCTGGGCACCGACTACCACGGCGTGCACTACCTGCGCGACGCCGATCAGGCGATCACCCTGCAGCCCGCGCTCGCCGACGAGCGGGTGCGGAACGTCGTCGTCATCGGAGGCGGATTCATCGGCCTCGAGACCGCAGCGGTCGCCCGCGGGCTCGGCAAGAACGTCACCGTGCTGGAGGCCGCTCCCCGCCTGGTCGGACGCGTCGTCGCCGAAGAGACCAGCGCCTTCTACCTGGCCGCCCACCGCCGACGCGGCATCGAGGTCGTGCTCGACGCGCGCATCTCCCGCATCATCGGCGGGGACGCCGTCGTCGCCGGCGCGCTGGGGTCGGTCACCGGCGTCGAGCTGGCGGACGGCACCGTCATCCCCGCCGACCTCGTGCTCATCGGCATCGGCGTCGTCCCGCGCACCGAGCTCGCCGCCCAGCTCGGTCTGGAGGTCGACGGCGGCATCGTCGTCGACGCCGCGGCACGGGCATCCGACGGACGCACCGTCGCCGCCGGCGACTGCACCGTGATGCCCAACCCCTACCCGCTGGGCGTCGGCGGCCGCATCCGCCTCGAGAGCGTGAACAATGCGCTCGAGCAGGCCAAGGTCGCTGCCGCCTCGCTGCTGGGTGAGGAGGCGGAGTACCGCTCCGTGCCGTGGTTCTGGTCGGATCAGGGCGACCTCAAGCTGCAGATCGCGGGCCTGTCGACCGGGTACGACCAGGTGGTCGTGCGCGGCGAGCCCGACACCGAGAAGTTCGCCGTGCTCTACTACCGCGAGGGGCGGCTGATCGCCGCCGATGTGGTGGGCCATCCGGTCGAGTTCCTCGCCGTGAAGTCGGCGCTCGCCAAGGGCGGCACCATCCCACCAGATGTCGCCGCCGACACCTCCGTCCCGTTGAAATCCGCCGTCGTGCTGCCAGAGGCAGCGACCGTCTGA
- a CDS encoding HD domain-containing protein, which produces MTVPTAIPVDTSPISAAAASDDLDPLWRAIVTESRSRQNDIHLPISYAFAERLCQAYPDADALVVRIAILLHDTGWARVDQDRIISEGFAGDWRRADVRFEHERHGCDIAREVLPPLGYDDDLIGRVTAIIDGHDTRQVSYSLEDTLVRDADRLWRFTPTGVALASSWFGSTPAAYCARLRIEIMPELLTEAAVRMAEAELDRAEALLKVEQLS; this is translated from the coding sequence ATGACTGTTCCCACCGCAATTCCCGTCGACACGAGCCCCATCTCGGCTGCTGCCGCCAGCGACGACCTCGATCCGCTGTGGCGCGCGATCGTCACCGAGTCGCGCTCGCGGCAGAACGACATCCACCTGCCCATCTCGTACGCGTTCGCCGAGCGGCTGTGCCAGGCCTACCCCGATGCTGACGCTCTGGTCGTGCGGATCGCGATCCTGCTGCACGACACCGGCTGGGCCCGCGTCGACCAGGACCGCATCATCTCGGAGGGCTTCGCCGGCGACTGGCGCCGCGCCGACGTGCGCTTCGAGCACGAGCGGCACGGCTGCGACATCGCCCGTGAAGTGCTGCCGCCGCTCGGCTACGACGACGACCTCATCGGCAGGGTCACGGCGATCATCGACGGGCACGACACGCGTCAGGTGTCGTACTCGCTCGAGGACACCCTGGTGCGCGACGCCGACCGACTGTGGCGCTTCACGCCCACCGGGGTGGCCCTCGCCTCATCGTGGTTCGGCAGCACTCCGGCCGCATACTGCGCCCGGCTGCGCATCGAGATCATGCCGGAGCTGCTCACAGAAGCGGCAGTGCGGATGGCCGAGGCCGAGCTCGATCGTGCCGAGGCGCTGTTGAAGGTCGAACAGCTCTCATGA
- a CDS encoding ABC transporter permease, whose protein sequence is MTTTHSHPQTTTTNVVIPKSVSPLRRISMDLLSRYALVILWIIMLLVLLALVPGDVSAVDAMRTVFSQITPVVFLALGVVITMSVGEFDLSFAGIFSIAAVAVPSLAVLHGWPVLLAVIGALVIALVFGAINAALVVGLGINSVVVTLGTWSVAGGLAFLLSGETTVSALDPALAAISTGRFLGLPHLFWYGVVIVAYIMGATPIGRHMTFVGSNRAVAALAGIAVGRVRIGAYLASSLLAGIAGVVISIGNGGFNPASASAYLLPTFAAVFLGTVAVVPGRFNPIGMLIAAYFLITGVFGLQLLGLTGWVTEVFYGAALILAVTVSHLLQRRVKS, encoded by the coding sequence ATGACCACCACGCACTCACACCCGCAGACGACCACCACCAACGTCGTCATCCCGAAGTCGGTGTCGCCGCTGCGGCGGATCAGCATGGATCTGCTCTCGCGGTACGCGCTCGTCATCCTGTGGATCATCATGCTGCTCGTCCTGCTCGCGCTGGTCCCGGGAGACGTCAGCGCCGTGGACGCGATGCGCACCGTGTTCAGCCAGATCACCCCGGTGGTCTTCCTCGCCCTCGGCGTGGTCATCACGATGTCCGTCGGCGAATTCGACCTGTCGTTCGCCGGCATCTTCAGCATCGCCGCCGTGGCCGTGCCGTCCCTCGCCGTGCTGCACGGATGGCCGGTGCTGCTGGCCGTCATCGGCGCCCTCGTGATCGCGCTCGTCTTCGGGGCGATCAACGCCGCCCTCGTCGTCGGCCTCGGGATCAACTCCGTCGTCGTCACCCTCGGTACGTGGAGCGTGGCCGGCGGTCTCGCCTTCCTGCTCTCCGGCGAGACGACGGTCAGCGCCCTCGACCCCGCGCTCGCCGCGATATCGACCGGACGTTTCCTGGGCCTGCCGCACCTGTTCTGGTACGGCGTCGTCATCGTCGCCTACATCATGGGCGCGACCCCGATCGGCCGGCACATGACGTTCGTCGGATCCAACCGCGCGGTCGCCGCCCTCGCCGGCATCGCGGTCGGCCGCGTCCGCATCGGCGCGTACCTGGCCAGCTCGCTGCTGGCGGGCATCGCCGGCGTCGTCATCTCGATCGGCAACGGCGGATTCAACCCGGCATCCGCCTCCGCCTACCTGCTGCCGACGTTCGCCGCCGTCTTCCTCGGAACGGTCGCGGTCGTGCCCGGTCGGTTCAACCCGATCGGGATGCTGATCGCGGCGTACTTCCTCATCACCGGCGTCTTCGGACTGCAGCTGCTCGGCCTCACCGGCTGGGTCACGGAGGTGTTCTACGGTGCGGCGCTGATCCTCGCCGTCACCGTCTCTCATCTGCTCCAGCGCCGAGTCAAGAGCTGA
- a CDS encoding acyl-CoA dehydrogenase family protein, translating to MPTTTATRAGATTAELLAHFRPVLDRIAAGALERESDRRRPHDAVGWLKKARFGAVRLPHEEGGFGATIEQEHTLLIELGAADSNLPQIWRNHFAFVEDVLFDDEDGRNEQWRDEIATGALFGGAWSEAGSRSFFDMRTALTRTVDGPVLNRQKFYSTGSLFADWISVLAAGPDADQVSLVLVEADAAGVTLVDDWDGIGQRLTGSGTTTFDEVAVPVGRWYPFAQRARYQEAVYQLNHLATLAGISRAAQRDLTDAVRSRLRNYPQGLADAPREDAQIQEVVGRVSALASSAEASVLWAARVLDDAVVTLAEDLASQEPAVVEGLRAATIAVYEAQLTVTEAALAASTLLFDALSSSALAESRALDRHWRNARTVASHNPRVYRARVIGDWHLNGADPSAAFAP from the coding sequence ATGCCGACGACAACGGCGACACGCGCCGGCGCGACGACCGCCGAGCTGCTCGCGCATTTCCGACCCGTGCTCGACCGGATCGCCGCGGGCGCCCTGGAGCGGGAATCGGACCGCCGCAGGCCGCACGATGCCGTCGGCTGGCTGAAAAAGGCACGGTTCGGCGCCGTGCGGCTGCCGCACGAGGAGGGCGGGTTCGGCGCGACGATCGAGCAGGAGCATACGCTGCTGATCGAACTGGGTGCTGCGGATTCGAACCTGCCGCAGATCTGGCGCAACCACTTCGCTTTCGTCGAGGACGTGCTGTTCGACGACGAAGACGGACGCAACGAGCAGTGGCGGGACGAGATCGCGACGGGTGCGCTGTTCGGCGGAGCCTGGTCGGAGGCCGGCAGCAGGTCGTTCTTCGACATGCGCACCGCGCTCACGCGCACGGTCGACGGCCCCGTGCTGAACAGGCAGAAGTTCTACAGCACCGGCAGCCTGTTCGCCGACTGGATCAGCGTGCTGGCTGCGGGGCCGGATGCCGACCAGGTGAGCCTCGTGCTGGTCGAGGCGGATGCCGCAGGGGTGACACTCGTCGACGACTGGGACGGCATCGGCCAGCGTCTCACCGGCAGCGGGACGACGACGTTCGATGAGGTCGCGGTGCCCGTCGGCCGCTGGTATCCGTTCGCGCAGCGCGCCCGCTACCAGGAGGCCGTGTATCAGCTCAACCACCTGGCGACTCTGGCCGGGATCAGCCGTGCCGCGCAGCGCGACCTGACCGACGCGGTCCGTTCGCGTCTGCGCAACTACCCGCAGGGTCTCGCGGACGCACCGCGTGAGGACGCCCAGATCCAGGAGGTCGTCGGTCGCGTCTCGGCGCTCGCGTCGTCGGCCGAGGCATCCGTCCTGTGGGCGGCCCGCGTGCTCGACGACGCGGTCGTGACGCTCGCCGAAGACCTCGCATCGCAGGAGCCCGCGGTCGTCGAGGGACTCCGTGCGGCGACGATCGCCGTGTACGAGGCGCAGCTGACGGTGACGGAAGCCGCGCTCGCGGCATCCACCCTGCTCTTCGACGCACTGAGCTCCTCAGCGCTCGCGGAGAGCAGGGCGCTGGACCGGCACTGGCGCAACGCCAGGACCGTCGCATCCCACAACCCGCGCGTCTACCGGGCGCGCGTGATCGGCGACTGGCACCTGAACGGCGCCGACCCGAGCGCCGCGTTCGCGCCGTAG
- a CDS encoding sugar ABC transporter ATP-binding protein, with the protein MTLPHLRRRGGAWWTGTAWQKAETEAVLRDFQVTPPNRNAAVATFSGGNQQKVLMGKWLLGGPAALVLDDPTQAVDVGARSAVLRATRQAAVDGAAVVLCSSEVDDLAAVCDRVVVLEEGKVLTELTRPFTADDIFSAIFHSTGDLHEHEGTDR; encoded by the coding sequence GTGACCCTGCCGCACCTGCGTCGTCGCGGGGGCGCGTGGTGGACCGGGACGGCGTGGCAGAAGGCCGAGACCGAGGCGGTGCTCCGCGACTTCCAGGTCACACCGCCGAACCGCAACGCCGCCGTCGCCACGTTCTCGGGCGGCAACCAGCAGAAGGTCCTCATGGGCAAGTGGCTGCTCGGCGGCCCGGCAGCACTCGTGCTCGACGACCCGACTCAGGCCGTCGACGTCGGTGCACGCTCCGCGGTCCTGAGGGCGACGCGGCAGGCCGCCGTCGACGGAGCGGCCGTCGTGCTCTGCAGCTCAGAGGTCGATGACCTCGCCGCAGTGTGCGACCGCGTCGTCGTGCTCGAAGAAGGCAAGGTGCTCACAGAGCTCACACGCCCGTTCACGGCCGACGACATCTTCTCCGCGATCTTCCACAGCACAGGGGATCTTCACGAGCACGAAGGAACAGACCGATGA
- a CDS encoding 2Fe-2S iron-sulfur cluster-binding protein yields MSTVVYTADDGTVTTIDGRPGDSVMETAVRNGVPGIVGECGGSLSCATCHVFVSPETRELVGGPGDLEDEMLDGTAVDRRDESRLSCQIKLQDGCEYHVTTPSDQL; encoded by the coding sequence ATGAGCACCGTTGTCTACACCGCCGACGACGGCACCGTCACCACCATCGACGGGCGCCCCGGCGATTCGGTCATGGAGACCGCCGTCCGCAACGGCGTACCCGGAATCGTGGGCGAGTGCGGCGGCAGCCTCTCGTGCGCCACCTGCCACGTCTTCGTGTCGCCGGAGACCCGAGAGCTCGTGGGCGGACCGGGCGACCTCGAGGACGAGATGCTCGACGGCACCGCCGTCGATCGCCGCGACGAGTCGCGCCTGTCCTGCCAGATCAAGCTGCAGGACGGCTGCGAGTACCACGTCACCACCCCGAGCGACCAGCTCTGA
- a CDS encoding MarR family winged helix-turn-helix transcriptional regulator produces MTSDRPGLTDVSITLRELAWTIHRKAPERAGVGPLPTTEIALLKQVIDSPASTVGEIADALGLQQPNVSTSLRTLEQRGFVTREKSPQDRRVSLIQPTDSGIAEHRAISEEGARPVNDALLALTTEQQTALENAVDALTAAHRVLRREMGR; encoded by the coding sequence GTGACCTCCGACCGCCCCGGCCTGACCGACGTCAGCATCACGCTGCGGGAGCTCGCGTGGACGATCCACCGCAAGGCACCGGAACGCGCCGGAGTAGGGCCGCTGCCGACGACCGAGATCGCGTTGCTCAAGCAGGTGATCGACTCGCCGGCATCCACCGTCGGCGAGATCGCCGACGCGCTCGGGCTGCAGCAGCCGAACGTCAGCACGTCACTGCGCACGCTCGAGCAGCGCGGCTTCGTGACGCGCGAGAAGAGCCCGCAGGATCGCCGGGTCTCACTCATCCAGCCCACCGATTCCGGTATCGCCGAGCATCGCGCGATCTCCGAGGAGGGGGCGCGCCCGGTGAACGACGCTCTCCTGGCGCTCACGACCGAGCAGCAGACGGCGCTTGAGAATGCCGTCGACGCGCTGACCGCCGCGCACCGGGTGCTGCGGCGCGAGATGGGTCGCTGA